Within Engraulis encrasicolus isolate BLACKSEA-1 chromosome 8, IST_EnEncr_1.0, whole genome shotgun sequence, the genomic segment TTTTGGCTGGTTGCTTGAAATGACAGTgttttacttttttgtttgtgttttgttttcttatcaattagagagagagagagagagagagagagagagagacttcattaATTAAGTGATTAAGTGAGTCACTGTGCATCCCATGCCTGAATATGAATAGCATAGGTTAATTGATGTCGTAAAACTCATGTTTTGGTCATATTTTGATGACTGTCAATTTGTATTGCACTTGGTCCTTAGTCTAAGCATTTGTTTGAAATTCTGGCAAATGTCAATTTTCCCTCCTTTGTCCTTTCAGGACTTGtccacatgtgcacaaacattcTCAAATGCATTGGCTACTAGACCCATTTTGAACGAATAGGCCTATAGTCATTTTAAGGCCTCAATATGAGCTATCCCTTGCATTCCCtgacctgtgtaggcctacacaaagtcCTGGAATTATCCTATTATACTAATAGGCTACATCAAGTAGGCCTAGACTAAAGGGATCCCTgtttaaataatatatatatggaAGGATACTTTTATTAGAGGAATTTATTTccgctgtcagcccagccacaacaTTTTTGGGTGACTATTCTTCATTAACCaccccgtttgcaaatgagaatcGACATTAGATTTGAGCTTGTGCGAGATAGgctattgaaatacaattctgttgtctgtGACAATgttgtgccgaaaagcgagtccctgcgagaacacgagtgccctcattgaaaccaatggaaaccaattaccaatttttcagatatatatatatatattttaccaattttgcagacaaatccgacacaatttaagatggaaagcctatcaataaagcatctacattccttctggaagtattacaaacagctggttacaatttcagtaggtaGGCTATTTCAGTATTTCCATAGGcctaaaagaatcgaagaattgtcataacaaatgttacggtttcattcaaatagctcatattaagtggaggacgagtaatgtttcataagcatatttttggtcataaattatgtaattcattctgcaaaaaatagtataattttctctcaaaaaatgtcattggtttcaatgagggcactcgtgttctggcaggtactcgcttttcggcacgacagcgaCATCACGCGGCCGAGGGGGTGGCGAGGGGtgtggcttttgtgatacgcaccggattctcatgcgccctgtagggtagactgagtgaagttgagtacagggtacagttgaggtaaatcaaatatacctgtgtgtaacaacaagactctgatctaattccaaagtgtgtgcataacataaatgacagtcccaagacatttggtgactatatcgaagattgtgtaatctctgtttatgttgacattcggttcctgccatacctttgtcccacatcgctttccgtagcctcgtacaagcagatatacatgtgcatgagaattcctgtacATAGGCTATCACAAAAGCTGACACGGGAGGGCGGTAGTCATCATACTGGATTCGCCCCAAGTTTCGTTTTCGAGACAAGACGGACGGCTTCACAACAATTCAGTCTGCGAGCGTGTAGTAGCCTAAAAGAAACGGACAAGAAGCTTCAAGTCATCAGTGAGTGTTTTTGTTTAGCTCTTAAGCCCGATTCACACGGAATAAATAGTGGgtgacctccgtgatttttcggggcacattcggacgggataaataaacgtctgttaggCCTATTTACTAAATTCACAGACATATAAGGGGGTAGGCTATTGCCTACAATATATTTTGTGACGTCGACACCAAGCCTGTTGTTATGCGTAAATTTAAATACCAACAACTTGAAACAACCAACCGATGGGTattgtagcctactgaaaataaaTCCAGTTTTGAGGGTAAGTTggattcccagtttgtcgcttCCAGCCCAGTTCGATTCCCGGTCGgttcccactagccagactatcgagtcCACCGCCAACGTGTGTTGTTTAATGAATTGAATCATAAACTTTGTAGAATCCACAATGAGCTTGtgggagctagttatctttttgatgttagttttttgttacgtacctaaccctaaccttaaccctaaacctaaccttaaccctaaacctaaattgcttgtggcagtgtatgataggCTAATAGcctacgtgaaatataatcgggtgggatagaacgtctgggagtgatagaaacacctggggctacacgtccaggagtgatctcacttgggagcagtggtgtagtctacgtagaacgcgggtatacggagtatacccacttctaaatttcaaggatttcagtatacccacttaaaattgattgatgcattgttttgaatatatacagtatacccacttcaaaaaatgctcaaatatacagtatacccacttcaaaaaagtagactaaacCACTGCTGGGGAGTGATCTCCCAGCGTTCTATGGTACAGTCGTGTTTCCAAAGTGCCCGATTTGTCCTTCCTCCATGTGGCAGACTATTTTGGGCTGCGTCCAGCAGTTATTCCTGTAGGCTATTTTGCTTTCCTAATTGTTGATGGAATTTGTTTTAGACACATGCCGATTCTGTGCTCTGGCGTCCAATCAAAAGCCGATCGCATTATAGGttgatataggcctaggcctagctcAAGTTTAACAAAGGGATACTCCTTGGTTAACACACTTTTGTGGCCGTGGCTATCTGACGATTTGTGTGATTAATTACGTCTCTTTTCAAAGCCCAATTCAACTGTCAAAACGTCAACATGTCAGTAAGCCTATATGGTCCAGCATGACCAagaagttgctgtggctaggctgacagctgggaagcttttttgttttctccacggaggctggacgaggccacaagcacaagtggaggacaggagtgtgcataAGCCTATTGATGTACACGAACTGTTATGTGTAGCAGCGCATAATTCCAAATGTGTTCTTAGGTTTTTTTATATAGAGgcctagttgttgctatcatttGGAAAACGTTCACACTAATTATGATATCTTAAGAATAGGTGAACATGAATTAAAGTCACATTTTTACATGAAGATTGAAGGTGGGGGAGGAGCGCAGCACAGTTTGCCTGTCCGTCTAACTCTATAGGCCTAGACTAGGTGAGGTGGGGTAGGCCTAGCTGTGCTCCCgaagcaccccagtttaaactcTGATGCAGAGTGACATTTGCAGAACTTCTATAGGCTATCTGGGTCCCCAGTTGTTACGACCCAGATTCAATGTTATCCCAGATAAGAAAGAACATTCATAGCCGCTCACATTTAGCAAAATATCTTATAGAGGACAGTTAACCTTTTATTTTTTTGCCAGACCCTTGCCAGATTGAAACACTGGGCTCCGTGAAACTTCATGGCCATTGTCATGTCAACCAGCTAgcctttcagctgcaaaacaaagcccctgtcgtgccgaaaagcgagtccctgccagaacacgagtgccctcattgaaaccaatggaaaccaataaccaatttttcagattttgcagacaaatccgacacaatttaagatggaaagcctatcaataaagcatctacattccttctggaagtattacaaagagctggttacaatttcagtattatttccataaaagaaagaatcgaagaattgttataacaaatgttacagtttcattcaaatagctcatattaagtggaggacgagtaatgtttcataagcacatGTTTAGTTcacaaattatgtaattcattctgcaaaaattagtataattttctctcaaaaaacgtcattggtttcaatgagggcactcgtgttctggcagggactcgcttttcggcacgacacctccAAGGGGAACACCTCTAATACAAACACATGCCCGTGTTTGGATGCTGATGACACACTTTTTTCTATCCTTAGAACACAGGtgttatcagagattctttaagatatagagatatgccattgtaataggttgctatgggcacctaacatgaccaggttctggtctgcctaaagggacgtgtcataatactcctacaatgaatagaacagtcctcttaggtctgcctaaagggggattccccccccccctcccccttgcaataatagaatccggaaacaatgggccaatggaacctctctctctctactctctctggtattattCTTGCACTAATTTGCTGATGTGACCTAGCCCCAAATCATGCTTGAATGTTGTGTTGCAAAAAATGTTGGTTTTTCCACGTTTGCATTtcaaacttattaggcctataggTTGAATAAAGGAAGTTTTAAAATGTCTCTACTAATTGTGTTTTAAAAGTTCTCATTACTGTATGACATTTTAAGCCCATTCGATGCTTGTCAAATGAAGTCGACGTAACACATATCTCACCTCTTGTAcagggtaggcctacagtgtaagtCTACTGGACAACCCCCCACAGCAGCCACCTCCACAATGGATGACAAGGATCGGAATAAAAAGCCCTCTTCCCCAGATCCCACCCCAGATCCCACCCCAGATCCCCCCAAAAAAGATGATGAGAGTGAGACAAGAAAGAAAAGTAAGTTCTCTTGACATTTTctagataaataaataaggatGATGATTTGCAGAGGGCTTTGCAGGTTTTTGATTCATTCATTCCACTCCAACCAGTAGCTAATGGCTAAAGCGCCCTTGTACAAGACATTGACGTATTTGTCTAGAAGTGTCAGCTAGAAgcgcaatgcaattcaatgcttTGTATATCTGTCCCTGTCTCCCCATCTTAATTTAAGAGAAACGATGATTTCAAAATGACTCAACAGTGCATTGAAACGTATTCAAATGGGTAAATTATCGTAATGCAACAAATGTTGTTTTCCTAATTCATAGAACAAGATTGTAGGagctggagggggaaaaaagcatgTTAACTGCAAACGTCAATCGTAGTTTACCAGTAGTAGTTTGTGCCACTGAACTTGCgtaatgtactgtatactttGGTAAAAGTTTACGCAGTATACGTATATGTTTTGTGTGTTGGTGCTCCAGTGTGTCAAGATGTAGAAGTGTAAGCTTAGTGCTTGATTCAAACGTTCAACAGAGACTGATTTTAAGTTTGCctataataccagagattctttaagtatctctctactctctctgataatacCTTCTAGGCCACAGAGGGAGATCTTCATTAATGATTTATGTCATTGCAGAGATTATTGCTGGTGTTGCCGTTGCTGCAGCCGGAGTAGGTGCAGGTGGGCTTGCTTGATATTATTAAGCCACATTTCCTTTTCATTTACTGAGATGTTTGTTGTGATAACAGTGCTGGCTGGATTAAATGCTTCTATCTTAACAGTTTCATGTCTGTGTTTTGCAGTTGGAGCTGTTGCATTGGCCCCTGTGGTCCTGACGGCTGTAGGTTTCACCTCGGCTGGCATCGCAGCTGGCTCAACAGCTGCTAGCATGATGTCCGCTGCTGCTATTGCTAATGGAGGTGGGGTGGCAGCGGGGAGCCTAGTGGCCGTGCTCCAGTCTGCAGGTAAGACACCCATGACTTTCATAACAAAGATGGAAGCATAAATGAAAACAGAGGAGTTAATCGAGTGACCTTCTGACCTTTGTCGGTAGTCTCGTCTGACCTTCCCCTCTTGTAACGTGGAGGGAGATGTGAATTGAGAGGAAGCTGACGGATGTAATATAATTCATGatataaaatacaatatattaatataatatacaaAATTAACAAATTATAAATAATAGGATTTCATTCATATGTACATTTCCCAGCCCAAGGGAATATGCTGACATCAGTTCACAGACGCCTGTTGTAGCACATCTGGTCACTGAGTGTGTCCCTCTTAGGGGGGCTTGTGGGGACTCATTTTCCTGTCATCTTTAGCTTTGTATGGTCGAGAAATCATTCAATTCCTTGCTTCTTGAAACTCATTCAGATGATAGCCCAATATTGGGAGCAGGCTGATTGCAAAGGTGTACCAAGTCTTTACGGACCATTATTTTGATatactgtgttttgtgtgtgtgcgtgcattttttGCCCTCGtgccctttttagatgcgtcctagcatgtctataagagggtatgtccgtcagTAGGTCTGTCATCCGTCTGAAAAGCATTCTCTAAAGTGTTGTGCCCTCCTGTGTCCGAAAGGCGCCAGTGCATAGAcagacacatctttgtccgcctgtcagacttgttctAGTACACAGCTAGATCTCACCCAAGCTAGATTTTCTTACCCAAGATTTATTTTatcttcctgtttgtgtgtgtgtgtgcgtgtttgtgtgtgtgtgtgtgtgtgtgtgtgtgtgtgtgtgtgtgtgtgtgtgtgtgtgtgtgtgtgtgtgtgtgtgtgtgtgtgcttgtttgtgtgtgtgtgtgcgtgtttgtgtgtgtgtgtgttgcaggagcTGTTGGTCTGTCTGGACTAGCATCTGCTGCTGTGGGAAGTGCAGGGGCTGCCATGGGTGGGGCTCTGGGTGGAGCAGGGGCGTGGCTACACGGCGTGTTCAGTAAGAAACCGAAACCTGGAAacaaagatgatgatgataagcCTGATGACAGACCTGACAAATGTGGTGACAAATCTAATGGCAAACCCTGCGACTGTGATTGTCACAAATCTGGTGACAAATATAATGGCAAACCCTGTGACTGTGATTGTCACAAATCTGGTGACAAAGCTTGCGAGAAATGTGTAGTCAAATTGGAAGGCAAACCTAGTCATGGCGCTCGTGAAAAGCCTGAGGAAAAATGTA encodes:
- the LOC134454633 gene encoding uncharacterized protein LOC134454633 isoform X1 gives rise to the protein MCMRIPVHRLSQKLTREGGSHHTGFAPSFVFETRRTASQQFSLRACSSLKETDKKLQVISLQCKSTGQPPTAATSTMDDKDRNKKPSSPDPTPDPTPDPPKKDDESETRKKKIIAGVAVAAAGVGAVGAVALAPVVLTAVGFTSAGIAAGSTAASMMSAAAIANGGGVAAGSLVAVLQSAGAVGLSGLASAAVGSAGAAMGGALGGAGAWLHGVFSKKPKPGNKDDDDKPDDRPDKCGDKSNGKPCDCDCHKSGDKYNGKPCDCDCHKSGDKACEKCVVKLEGKPSHGAREKPEEKCNDKTDDGTCDNLGDNNTCDEPGDNNETTGRDEDNFEDLLSMEFRDGCVVQSGL
- the LOC134454633 gene encoding uncharacterized protein LOC134454633 isoform X2 encodes the protein MDDKDRNKKPSSPDPTPDPTPDPPKKDDESETRKKKIIAGVAVAAAGVGAVGAVALAPVVLTAVGFTSAGIAAGSTAASMMSAAAIANGGGVAAGSLVAVLQSAGAVGLSGLASAAVGSAGAAMGGALGGAGAWLHGVFSKKPKPGNKDDDDKPDDRPDKCGDKSNGKPCDCDCHKSGDKYNGKPCDCDCHKSGDKACEKCVVKLEGKPSHGAREKPEEKCNDKTDDGTCDNLGDNNTCDEPGDNNETTGRDEDNFEDLLSMEFRDGCVVQSGL